From a region of the Oscillospiraceae bacterium genome:
- the mgsA gene encoding methylglyoxal synthase translates to MNIALIAHDMKKELMVQFCIAYKPILKNHNLFATGTTGGLVSDATGLSVHRFLSGPQGGDQQIGARIAYNEIDLVLFFRDPLTAQPHEPDVNALFRLCDVHNIPLATNVATAEVLIKGLERGDLDFRNIVNPKNNL, encoded by the coding sequence ATGAATATTGCACTTATTGCACACGATATGAAAAAGGAACTTATGGTACAGTTTTGTATAGCATATAAGCCTATACTTAAAAACCATAACTTGTTTGCAACAGGCACAACAGGTGGGCTTGTTTCGGATGCAACAGGTCTTAGTGTGCACAGATTCCTATCAGGTCCGCAGGGCGGAGACCAGCAGATAGGTGCAAGAATAGCATATAATGAAATTGACCTTGTGTTGTTTTTCAGAGACCCTCTTACAGCTCAACCTCACGAACCTGATGTTAATGCACTTTTCAGACTATGCGATGTGCATAATATTCCGCTTGCAACAAATGTTGCAACAGCAGAAGTACTTATAAAAGGTTTGGAAAGAGGCGACCTTGACTTTAGAAATATTGTTAATCCTAAAAACAATTTATAA
- the minD gene encoding septum site-determining protein MinD, with protein sequence MAKTIVITSGKGGVGKTVAVSNIAVALSKLGKRVLMADIDIGLRNLDLAMGLNDIIVYDIIDVIEGKCSFDKAIFKLEKYGHLHLLPAAQSTDKDFLNPENFSKLFSEVEDNYDYILLDCPAGIEKGFKSAIAGADLAIVTLTPEMSSVRDADKVITLLEMASIPEIKILINRVRQDMIKRGDMLTIDEITDILGISPIGIIEEDEIVLKSQKRNTIAVLESSSKAGKQFRNVAKRITGENIPIVNLKKEKSFFKWFY encoded by the coding sequence TTGGCAAAAACGATTGTAATAACTTCCGGGAAAGGCGGAGTCGGTAAGACTGTTGCAGTTTCCAATATTGCCGTAGCACTTTCTAAACTTGGCAAGAGAGTCCTTATGGCAGATATAGATATCGGCCTTAGAAATCTCGATTTGGCAATGGGACTAAATGATATTATAGTTTATGATATTATTGATGTAATAGAAGGTAAATGTTCTTTCGATAAAGCGATTTTTAAACTTGAAAAGTATGGGCATCTGCACCTTCTTCCTGCAGCTCAGTCAACTGATAAAGATTTTTTAAATCCCGAAAATTTTTCTAAACTTTTTTCGGAGGTTGAAGATAATTATGATTATATTCTTTTAGATTGCCCTGCAGGTATTGAAAAAGGCTTTAAATCTGCTATCGCAGGAGCAGACCTTGCAATTGTTACATTAACTCCTGAAATGTCCTCTGTTCGTGATGCGGATAAGGTTATAACTTTACTTGAAATGGCATCGATACCTGAGATAAAAATTTTAATCAACCGTGTAAGGCAGGATATGATTAAAAGAGGCGATATGCTTACAATAGATGAAATTACCGATATTTTGGGCATTTCTCCCATCGGTATTATAGAGGAAGACGAGATTGTATTAAAAAGTCAGAAGAGAAATACGATTGCAGTTTTGGAATCTTCTTCAAAAGCAGGCAAACAATTTAGAAATGTAGCAAAAAGAATTACGGGAGAAAATATTCCGATTGTAAACTTAAAAAAAGAGAAAAGTTTTTTTAAATGGTTTTATTAA
- a CDS encoding KilA-N domain-containing protein produces the protein MAKNNQIEVKGIDIRFKKINQDEYISLTDIAKYKNPTDPRFAVYNWLRNKETLRFLYVWEELNNPDFNRIEFDTVTKDAGTNAFMITPSQWIEKLNGIGLTVSSGRYNSGVYAHQDIAFEFASWISAEFKLYIIKELQRLKATEQRELEWNAKRELAKVNYRIHTDAIKENIVPNLSEKQLTFVYANEADVLNMALFGKTAKDWRTENPGKKGNIRDYATIEQLLVIANMESYNAVLIEQGVSQRERLIQLNIMAKSQLRVLEKQNALELLKE, from the coding sequence ATGGCAAAGAATAATCAAATAGAGGTAAAAGGCATAGATATAAGATTTAAAAAAATAAATCAGGACGAATACATATCTCTTACTGATATTGCTAAATATAAAAATCCCACCGATCCAAGATTTGCAGTATATAATTGGTTAAGAAATAAGGAAACACTAAGATTTTTATATGTATGGGAGGAACTGAATAATCCCGATTTTAACCGTATCGAATTCGATACGGTTACAAAAGATGCTGGAACTAATGCTTTTATGATTACACCAAGTCAATGGATTGAGAAACTAAATGGTATTGGACTTACAGTTTCGTCAGGGCGATATAATAGTGGGGTATATGCACATCAGGATATTGCTTTTGAATTTGCAAGTTGGATCTCGGCAGAATTTAAGCTTTATATTATCAAAGAATTACAAAGGTTAAAAGCTACTGAACAAAGAGAACTTGAATGGAACGCGAAAAGAGAACTTGCAAAGGTTAATTATCGTATACATACAGATGCTATCAAAGAAAACATTGTTCCTAATTTAAGCGAAAAACAGCTTACTTTTGTTTATGCCAATGAGGCAGATGTTTTAAATATGGCTCTGTTCGGAAAGACGGCAAAAGACTGGAGAACAGAAAATCCCGGAAAGAAGGGAAATATAAGAGATTACGCCACAATAGAACAACTTTTAGTGATTGCAAACATGGAAAGTTATAACGCAGTGCTTATCGAACAAGGTGTGTCCCAAAGAGAAAGACTTATTCAACTAAACATTATGGCAAAATCACAATTAAGAGTTCTTGAAAAGCAAAACGCATTGGAACTTTTGAAAGAATAA